From the Shewanella amazonensis SB2B genome, one window contains:
- a CDS encoding LysR family transcriptional regulator: MRIDVDAFKVLEVLVEEGSFAKAAERLHKAQSAVSYQIKKLEQHLGVSLLSREQYRAELTAEGRVILAEGQRLLSHLANIEHLASRFSEGWEPKLELVIDGALPMEPIMTALKRMAEHQIPTKIQLNMEFLGGVQHRFERDNADLMLVKDYRTGPYYYAKPLPAITSVLLAAPHHPLAGRKALTLTELQQHVELTIEDSSPVKTYRDELQFGGDKVFYLSGFIMKKNALLKGLGFGWMPDFLVRDELKAGLLTEIDFVGGSRYTFVPQLVSTLERPLGRAGRLFTELILEEFAKEPMGIPEGLG, translated from the coding sequence ATGCGCATCGATGTGGATGCCTTTAAGGTATTGGAAGTGCTGGTAGAAGAGGGCAGCTTTGCCAAGGCGGCGGAGCGGCTGCACAAGGCCCAGTCGGCGGTGAGTTACCAGATTAAAAAGCTTGAGCAGCATCTCGGCGTTAGCCTGTTATCCCGGGAGCAATACCGCGCAGAGCTCACCGCCGAAGGGCGGGTAATCCTCGCGGAAGGCCAGCGGCTGTTGTCGCACCTCGCCAATATCGAGCACCTGGCGAGCCGTTTCAGTGAGGGGTGGGAGCCCAAGCTGGAGCTGGTAATTGATGGCGCCTTGCCCATGGAGCCGATCATGACGGCGCTTAAACGTATGGCCGAGCATCAAATTCCCACCAAAATTCAGCTCAATATGGAGTTCCTTGGCGGGGTGCAGCACAGATTCGAGCGCGACAATGCCGATTTGATGCTGGTAAAAGACTATCGCACCGGCCCCTATTATTATGCCAAGCCATTGCCCGCCATCACCAGCGTGTTGCTGGCGGCCCCTCATCATCCGCTGGCGGGGCGTAAAGCCCTTACCCTCACCGAGCTGCAGCAACACGTAGAGCTGACCATTGAAGACTCATCGCCGGTCAAAACCTACCGTGATGAGCTGCAGTTTGGCGGTGACAAGGTATTTTATCTCTCTGGTTTTATTATGAAAAAGAACGCGCTGTTAAAAGGATTGGGTTTTGGTTGGATGCCCGACTTTTTGGTGCGCGATGAGCTTAAAGCGGGTCTGCTTACTGAAATCGACTTTGTGGGCGGTAGCCGTTACACCTTCGTGCCGCAGTTGGTCTCTACGCTGGAACGCCCCCTGGGCCGCGCCGGCAGGCTATTTACAGAACTGATATTGGAAGAATTTGCCAAAGAACCCATGGGGATACCAGAGGGGCTGGGTTAA
- a CDS encoding TIGR00266 family protein: MMRRCHEVDYEIRGESMQLVEVELDPGETVIAEAGAMTYMEEGIQFEARMGDGSQPESGFFGALMGAGKRMLTGESLFMTHFTNQGHGKRRVAFSAPYPGTLLALDMAELGGELILQKDSFLAAALGTQITMTFNKRLGTGFFGGEGFIMQKLKGDGMAFVHAGGTLIKKELKGETLRVDTGCLVGFTPGIDYDIQRAGSLKSMVFGGEGLFLATLSGHGTVWLQSLPFSRMADRIIAHAPSAGGSSRGEGSVLGGLGRMLDGD; this comes from the coding sequence ATGATGAGACGTTGTCACGAAGTGGACTATGAAATTCGCGGCGAAAGCATGCAGCTGGTGGAAGTGGAGCTGGATCCCGGTGAAACCGTAATTGCCGAGGCCGGTGCCATGACTTACATGGAAGAGGGCATTCAGTTTGAGGCCCGCATGGGTGATGGCTCCCAGCCCGAATCCGGCTTTTTCGGCGCCCTGATGGGCGCTGGCAAGCGTATGCTTACCGGTGAGAGCCTGTTTATGACCCACTTTACCAACCAGGGGCATGGTAAGCGTAGGGTGGCGTTTTCAGCACCTTACCCCGGTACCTTGCTGGCGCTGGATATGGCCGAGCTTGGCGGCGAGCTGATTTTGCAAAAAGACAGTTTCCTCGCAGCAGCCTTGGGAACCCAAATCACCATGACCTTTAACAAGCGCCTGGGTACCGGTTTCTTTGGAGGTGAAGGTTTTATCATGCAAAAGCTCAAGGGTGATGGCATGGCCTTTGTTCACGCCGGTGGCACCCTTATCAAGAAGGAACTCAAGGGCGAGACGTTGCGGGTGGATACCGGCTGTTTGGTGGGCTTTACCCCCGGCATCGATTACGACATTCAGCGGGCCGGCTCGCTTAAGTCCATGGTATTTGGTGGTGAAGGTCTGTTTTTGGCTACCCTCAGTGGTCATGGCACTGTGTGGCTGCAAAGCCTGCCATTCTCCCGTATGGCCGATCGTATTATCGCCCATGCGCCGTCGGCGGGTGGTTCCAGCCGTGGTGAAGGTTCGGTGCTTGGCGGCCTTGGCCGCATGCTGGATGGCGATTGA
- a CDS encoding EVE domain-containing protein — MNYWLMKSEPDEFSIRDLAARPQQTEGWHGIRNYQARNFMRDAMKVGDRVFFYHSSCKVPAIVGVAEIASDVYPDSSAWDPESDYFDPKSSPDSPRWLQLDIRFVKEFTKPVTLTAIKSHPGLTDMLLVQKGSRLSIQPVDEIHWQLIHQMAGESL, encoded by the coding sequence ATGAACTACTGGTTAATGAAATCGGAGCCTGATGAATTCAGCATCCGAGATCTGGCCGCCAGGCCACAGCAAACAGAAGGCTGGCATGGGATCCGCAATTATCAGGCCCGCAACTTTATGCGGGATGCCATGAAGGTTGGTGACAGGGTATTTTTCTACCATTCCAGCTGCAAGGTTCCTGCCATTGTCGGCGTCGCCGAAATCGCCAGCGACGTCTACCCTGATAGCAGTGCCTGGGATCCTGAGTCGGATTATTTTGATCCCAAATCCAGTCCTGATTCGCCCCGCTGGCTTCAACTGGATATACGTTTTGTGAAAGAATTTACAAAACCTGTGACCCTCACAGCCATCAAGAGTCACCCAGGGTTGACCGATATGCTGTTGGTACAAAAAGGATCGCGGTTAAGTATACAGCCAGTGGATGAAATCCATTGGCAACTCATCCACCAGATGGCTGGTGAATCCCTTTAA
- a CDS encoding substrate-binding periplasmic protein, whose amino-acid sequence MHLFRPMWLVLILSLAGFGVANGVNATVVRLTSLNWPPYSGQGLPSEGAAVAVAKAAFAAMGYQLEVDFYPWSRAVKLAHQSNTPYVGYFPEYYFDTVQFVFSHPMGMSPLGLLEHKSRPISWVSVKDLRNYRLGVVQDYVNTEELDRAIADDLQPAEQVTSDEFNIKKVAAGRIDAAVIDVYVMRYLLKQSRLQGVADKVQINSQLLANKNLYIAFKNTPEGHRWQAIFNEGLQRIDAAEIMADHLPE is encoded by the coding sequence ATGCACTTGTTCAGGCCAATGTGGCTGGTGTTGATCCTGTCACTTGCCGGATTTGGCGTTGCCAACGGGGTAAACGCCACGGTCGTCAGGCTCACATCACTTAACTGGCCACCTTATTCGGGGCAAGGCCTGCCATCCGAAGGTGCTGCTGTGGCTGTGGCAAAGGCCGCTTTTGCCGCTATGGGTTATCAACTTGAGGTGGACTTTTATCCGTGGAGTCGGGCGGTGAAACTGGCCCACCAAAGCAATACACCCTACGTTGGGTATTTCCCCGAATACTACTTCGACACAGTGCAATTTGTGTTTTCCCATCCCATGGGCATGAGTCCATTGGGACTGCTTGAGCACAAGAGCCGTCCCATCAGTTGGGTGTCGGTTAAGGATCTTCGCAACTACCGGCTGGGGGTTGTACAGGATTATGTGAATACCGAAGAACTGGACAGGGCCATCGCCGATGACCTTCAGCCAGCTGAGCAGGTGACATCAGATGAGTTCAACATCAAAAAGGTCGCGGCGGGTCGTATTGATGCGGCCGTGATAGATGTTTACGTCATGCGCTATTTGCTTAAACAGAGCAGGCTACAGGGTGTGGCCGATAAAGTGCAAATTAACAGCCAGTTATTGGCAAACAAGAACCTTTATATTGCCTTTAAGAATACGCCGGAAGGTCATCGCTGGCAGGCCATTTTCAATGAAGGCCTGCAGCGAATTGATGCGGCAGAAATCATGGCAGATCACTTGCCGGAGTAA
- a CDS encoding YccF domain-containing protein, with product MALLRLIFNIAWFVLGGFVMGLAWWLAGVLCFISIIGIPFGRACFVIGEMAFWPFGQDHVSRRELTGLEDLGTGPLGMVGNVIWFLLFGIWLAIGHIGHALACFITIIGIPFGIQHLKLALLSLTPIGRTVVTRA from the coding sequence ATGGCCCTGCTCAGGCTTATATTTAATATCGCGTGGTTTGTACTTGGTGGCTTTGTCATGGGGCTGGCCTGGTGGCTTGCTGGTGTGCTGTGCTTTATCAGTATTATCGGCATTCCCTTCGGACGAGCCTGTTTCGTAATTGGTGAAATGGCGTTTTGGCCCTTTGGACAGGACCATGTCTCCCGCCGCGAGCTTACCGGCCTGGAAGATTTGGGGACAGGCCCCCTTGGCATGGTGGGCAACGTTATATGGTTTTTGCTGTTTGGGATCTGGCTTGCCATTGGTCACATTGGCCACGCACTGGCCTGCTTTATCACCATTATCGGCATTCCATTCGGCATACAGCACCTTAAATTGGCTCTGCTCAGCCTGACCCCGATTGGACGCACAGTCGTTACTCGTGCGTGA
- a CDS encoding pyridoxal-phosphate dependent enzyme: MPSPSPVDPFSFFGHSLWIKRDDLLPEPFSGNKGRKFASLLADSFDGVQTLIGYGSPQSNSLYSLAALASRRGWQLEFYVDHIAASIYRGEEGNYGGALALGATVITVPEPNISPREYIESIRLKQMDADACLYVPEGGRCALARRGVHTLGREIADWAAARGVAHLNVFLPSGTGTTALYLSEYFHQQHCDIRVVTCPVVGDGDYLFDQFAELSADSHIYPEVVGDAHHYAKLKRDELEIWLAMRRQGLEFELLYDPCGLLVLKSLLDANAEGNWLYLHQGGLRGNVSMLPRYRRKFAQLFERDVA, from the coding sequence ATGCCCAGTCCCAGCCCAGTAGATCCCTTTTCCTTTTTTGGCCACAGTTTGTGGATTAAACGGGACGATTTATTGCCTGAACCCTTCAGTGGCAATAAGGGGCGTAAATTTGCCAGTTTGCTGGCTGACAGCTTTGATGGCGTGCAAACCCTGATTGGCTATGGTTCGCCCCAGTCCAATTCGCTTTATTCGCTGGCGGCGTTGGCGAGCAGGCGTGGCTGGCAACTGGAGTTCTATGTGGACCACATCGCCGCAAGCATCTATCGGGGGGAAGAGGGCAATTATGGCGGCGCGCTGGCACTTGGCGCCACGGTAATCACAGTACCAGAGCCAAATATCTCGCCCCGTGAATACATCGAGTCAATTCGCTTAAAGCAGATGGACGCTGACGCGTGTCTCTATGTGCCGGAAGGTGGACGATGCGCCCTCGCGCGCAGGGGTGTGCATACGCTTGGTCGCGAAATTGCGGATTGGGCAGCCGCCCGTGGCGTGGCTCATCTGAACGTGTTTCTGCCGTCCGGCACAGGCACCACGGCACTTTACCTCAGTGAGTATTTCCATCAGCAGCATTGTGATATCAGGGTGGTGACTTGCCCTGTGGTGGGGGATGGCGATTATCTTTTTGACCAGTTTGCTGAATTAAGTGCCGACAGTCACATTTACCCCGAGGTGGTTGGAGACGCCCATCATTACGCCAAACTCAAGCGTGATGAGCTGGAGATTTGGCTGGCTATGCGGCGCCAGGGGCTGGAATTTGAGTTGTTGTACGATCCTTGCGGGCTGCTGGTATTGAAGTCACTGCTGGATGCCAATGCAGAGGGAAACTGGCTGTACCTGCATCAGGGTGGGCTTAGGGGGAATGTGTCCATGTTGCCCCGCTATCGGCGCAAGTTTGCACAGTTATTCGAACGAGATGTCGCCTGA
- a CDS encoding mechanosensitive ion channel family protein encodes MKRIYQVFILFCFALFSSLSMANSSLTLMQALDKSSEIEEVQAPTPEQYSYRDPLWRDTPRGALQGFLKAAWDQDYARASEYLDLRFLPGRMSPAQGEKYARDLQAILDRNIWIDLGTVNDTPQGNEQDNLPAYRDAFARIQVGNKDAVFFLQRVPDADIGSIWKISNATIAQVPTLYEKLGYGPWVEWFIAHVPEGRLFRLNLWEWAFMLTFLTASLLLVIPVTWIVKWLLLRTQWQHKEETAAIVTGPLCFFMAVMLNKAAILQTTLPVMTKELIDTGVFLVLTLVWLLWSLMGLMQSVLKARWTEKGSKQAASLLRPLTNFLRIFMLAMVSLIWLQHLGFNVGAILAGMGIGGIALALASKQSIENFIGTVTLYSSAPLKVGNLCKLGSLRGTVEEIGLRCTRIRTLDRSVIHIPNAKLAEMEIENISEREKIRFKTDIRLDYNTSAEQIKKITEDIKVLLETTDKVNEKPLRVTFSGFGLHGLEINVFAYVGTTSLPTYQQVAHELNLGIMEIVAKHGSKVVPAIAPVAP; translated from the coding sequence ATGAAACGGATTTATCAGGTTTTTATCCTGTTTTGTTTTGCATTGTTCAGCAGTTTGAGCATGGCCAATTCGTCCCTGACCTTGATGCAGGCGCTGGATAAGTCCAGTGAGATAGAGGAGGTGCAAGCCCCGACGCCCGAGCAATACTCATACCGCGATCCTCTGTGGCGGGATACCCCCAGAGGTGCGTTACAGGGATTCTTGAAAGCGGCCTGGGATCAGGATTACGCCCGGGCTTCGGAGTACTTGGACTTGCGATTTTTGCCGGGCCGGATGAGCCCTGCTCAAGGGGAAAAGTATGCACGGGATCTGCAAGCCATTCTGGACCGTAACATCTGGATTGACCTGGGCACAGTGAATGACACGCCACAGGGCAATGAGCAGGATAATCTGCCAGCCTATCGCGATGCATTTGCCCGTATTCAGGTGGGTAACAAGGATGCGGTGTTTTTTCTGCAGCGCGTGCCTGATGCTGATATCGGCAGTATCTGGAAAATCTCCAATGCCACCATAGCCCAGGTGCCGACACTTTACGAAAAGCTGGGGTATGGACCTTGGGTAGAATGGTTTATTGCCCACGTGCCAGAGGGACGACTATTCAGGCTTAACCTTTGGGAATGGGCTTTTATGCTCACATTCCTGACGGCATCATTGTTGTTGGTGATCCCGGTTACCTGGATTGTGAAATGGCTGCTGCTGAGGACCCAATGGCAACACAAGGAGGAAACAGCCGCGATAGTCACAGGGCCACTGTGCTTTTTTATGGCTGTGATGCTCAATAAGGCGGCGATTCTACAAACGACCTTGCCGGTGATGACCAAAGAGCTTATCGATACCGGGGTGTTTTTAGTGCTGACATTGGTGTGGCTGCTCTGGTCGCTGATGGGACTCATGCAAAGTGTGCTCAAGGCACGCTGGACGGAAAAGGGCAGTAAGCAGGCCGCCTCACTGCTGCGGCCATTGACCAATTTCTTGCGCATTTTTATGTTGGCAATGGTGTCGCTGATTTGGTTGCAACATCTGGGTTTCAATGTGGGGGCGATTCTGGCGGGGATGGGTATTGGTGGCATCGCGTTGGCGCTGGCCTCCAAACAGTCCATCGAAAACTTTATTGGCACTGTGACCCTGTATTCATCTGCTCCGCTCAAAGTAGGTAACCTGTGTAAGCTGGGCAGTTTGCGGGGCACAGTGGAAGAGATTGGTCTGCGCTGTACCCGTATTCGCACCCTCGACCGGTCTGTGATCCATATTCCCAATGCCAAGCTGGCGGAAATGGAAATTGAAAACATCTCAGAGCGGGAAAAAATCCGCTTTAAAACCGATATCCGCCTGGATTACAACACCAGCGCCGAGCAAATCAAAAAAATCACAGAAGATATCAAAGTCTTGCTTGAAACTACTGATAAGGTTAACGAAAAGCCTCTGAGGGTCACCTTCAGCGGTTTTGGCTTGCACGGACTTGAAATCAATGTATTTGCCTATGTGGGTACTACGAGTTTGCCGACGTACCAACAGGTGGCACACGAGCTGAATCTCGGCATTATGGAAATCGTGGCCAAACACGGCTCCAAGGTGGTGCCGGCCATCGCGCCGGTAGCGCCTTAA